One genomic region from Cyanobium usitatum str. Tous encodes:
- a CDS encoding RpoD/SigA family RNA polymerase sigma factor, with product MPAADGDLVRSYLRDIGRVPLLSHEQEITLGRQVQELVGLEELEQELEVQLGNKPSQAELAQAAGLSAPLLKKRLQAGRRAKERMVAANLRLVVSVAKKYTRRNMELLDLIQEGTIGLVRGVEKFDPTRGYKFSTYAYWWIRQGITRAIAEKSRTIRLPIHITETLNKLKKGQRELSQLLGRTPTVTELAEAVELPEEEVKDLLCRARQPVSLETKVGDGDDTELLDLLAGDAELPEDRVDGECLKGDLRALLEQLPELQGRVLKMRYGIPCSDNPEGGEPMSLTGIGRILGISRDRVRNLERDGLAGLRRISDAVEAYVAG from the coding sequence ATGCCCGCGGCCGACGGCGACCTAGTGCGCAGCTACCTGCGGGACATCGGCCGAGTGCCGCTGCTATCCCATGAGCAGGAGATCACGCTGGGCCGCCAGGTGCAGGAGCTGGTGGGCTTGGAGGAGCTGGAGCAGGAGTTGGAGGTGCAGCTGGGCAACAAGCCAAGCCAGGCGGAGTTGGCCCAGGCTGCTGGGCTTAGTGCGCCCCTGCTTAAGAAGCGCTTGCAGGCGGGCCGTCGGGCCAAGGAGCGGATGGTGGCTGCGAATCTGCGGCTGGTGGTGAGCGTGGCTAAGAAGTACACGCGGCGGAATATGGAGCTGCTGGACCTGATCCAGGAGGGCACGATTGGCTTGGTGCGCGGCGTGGAGAAGTTCGACCCAACCCGTGGCTACAAGTTTTCAACCTATGCCTATTGGTGGATTCGCCAGGGGATTACGCGGGCAATCGCTGAGAAGAGCCGGACGATCCGTCTGCCAATCCACATCACCGAAACGCTGAACAAGCTCAAGAAGGGCCAGCGTGAACTGAGCCAGCTGCTGGGGCGCACGCCGACGGTGACGGAGCTGGCAGAAGCGGTGGAACTGCCGGAAGAAGAGGTGAAGGATCTGCTGTGCCGTGCTCGCCAACCGGTGAGCCTGGAGACGAAGGTGGGCGACGGCGATGACACCGAACTGCTGGACCTACTGGCAGGAGACGCGGAGCTGCCTGAAGACCGGGTGGATGGCGAGTGCCTGAAGGGCGACCTGCGAGCGCTGCTGGAGCAACTGCCGGAGCTGCAGGGGCGGGTGCTGAAGATGCGTTATGGCATTCCTTGCTCCGACAACCCCGAGGGCGGCGAACCGATGAGCCTCACCGGTATCGGCCGCATCCTGGGGATCAGCCGCGATCGGGTGCGCAACCTGGAGCGTGACGGGTTGGCCGGCTTGCGCCGCATCAGTGATGCGGTTGAGGCTTACGTAGCCGGTTGA
- the mgtE gene encoding magnesium transporter, producing the protein MSEANGIQVAEVVAQQLESLLEAGNYDGAKLLLGPVQEVDAAEAIGSLPRTLQALAFRLLPKDEAIEVYEYLDAAVQQTLLERLRSGEVLELVEQMSPDDRVRLFDELPAKVVRRLLAELSPAERRVTAQLLGYEAETAGRLMTTEFVDLKEFHSAAQALAIVRRRARDTETIYSLYVTDGSRHLTGILSLRDLVTADPEARIGDVMTRDVVSVGTDTDQEEVARAIQRYDFLAVPVVDREQRLVGIVTVDDVIDVIEQEATRDLYAAGAVQAGDEDDYFQSNLFTVARRRVVWLLVLLVANSGTSAVIASQELVLKQVVVLAAFIPLLIGTGGNVGAQSSTVVIRGLSTQRIQAMGAWRAIWREAVAGALLGLLMVLAVVPWAAYVAGSWVVAMAAGLSLVAITTLAATAGAALPLLFDRLGLDPALMSAPFIATATDVAGVFIYLQTASWLLQRAAPG; encoded by the coding sequence ATGAGCGAAGCCAATGGGATCCAGGTGGCCGAGGTGGTCGCCCAACAGCTGGAAAGCCTGCTGGAGGCCGGTAACTACGACGGCGCCAAGTTGCTGCTCGGCCCCGTGCAGGAGGTGGACGCGGCCGAAGCGATCGGCAGCCTGCCGCGCACCTTGCAGGCCCTGGCCTTTCGGTTGCTGCCTAAAGATGAGGCCATTGAGGTTTACGAATACCTCGATGCGGCCGTGCAGCAGACCCTGTTGGAGCGGCTGCGCTCCGGCGAGGTGCTGGAGCTGGTAGAGCAGATGTCGCCCGATGATCGGGTGCGGCTTTTTGATGAGTTGCCCGCCAAGGTGGTGCGGCGCCTGCTGGCCGAACTCAGCCCGGCGGAGCGGCGGGTTACCGCCCAACTACTGGGCTATGAGGCGGAGACGGCGGGCCGGCTGATGACCACCGAATTCGTCGACCTCAAGGAGTTTCACAGCGCCGCCCAGGCCCTGGCGATCGTGCGTCGCCGCGCCCGCGACACCGAAACCATCTATTCCCTTTATGTCACTGATGGCTCCCGCCACCTCACCGGCATCCTGTCGCTGCGGGATCTGGTCACGGCCGACCCCGAGGCGCGCATTGGCGATGTGATGACCCGCGATGTGGTGAGCGTCGGCACCGACACCGACCAGGAGGAGGTGGCCCGGGCTATCCAGCGCTACGACTTCCTGGCCGTGCCTGTGGTGGACCGGGAGCAGCGCCTGGTGGGGATCGTCACCGTGGACGACGTCATCGACGTGATCGAGCAGGAGGCCACCCGCGACCTCTACGCCGCCGGCGCCGTGCAGGCTGGCGATGAAGACGACTACTTCCAGAGCAACCTGTTCACCGTGGCGCGGCGCCGGGTGGTGTGGCTGCTGGTGCTGCTGGTGGCCAACAGCGGCACCTCGGCGGTGATCGCCTCCCAGGAGCTGGTGCTCAAGCAGGTGGTGGTGCTCGCCGCCTTTATTCCGCTGCTGATCGGCACTGGCGGCAATGTGGGAGCCCAGAGCTCCACCGTGGTGATTCGGGGCCTGAGCACCCAGCGCATTCAGGCGATGGGCGCCTGGCGGGCGATCTGGCGCGAGGCTGTGGCCGGCGCCCTGTTGGGCTTGTTGATGGTGCTGGCGGTGGTGCCGTGGGCCGCCTACGTGGCGGGCAGCTGGGTAGTGGCCATGGCCGCCGGCCTGAGCCTGGTGGCGATTACCACCCTCGCTGCAACGGCTGGCGCGGCGCTGCCACTGCTGTTTGACCGCCTGGGCCTGGATCCGGCCTTGATGTCAGCGCCCTTTATTGCCACCGCTACAGACGTCGCTGGGGTGTTCATCTACCTGCAAACCGCCTCCTGGCTGCTGCAACGCGCGGCGCCTGGCTAG
- a CDS encoding glutathione peroxidase: protein MAISVSNVAVRDAKGDERNLGEWAGKVLLIVNVASRCGFTRQYAGLQALQESYGTQGLAVLGFPCNDFGAQEPGTLPEIQQFCSSTYGANFELLDKVVMAEEPYTTLSQSEPAGPVAWNFEKFLVGKDGTVLGRYKSNVEPDSAELKGAIEAALAA from the coding sequence ATGGCTATCTCCGTGAGCAATGTGGCCGTGCGCGACGCCAAAGGCGACGAGCGCAATTTGGGCGAATGGGCCGGCAAGGTGCTGCTGATTGTGAACGTGGCCAGCCGCTGCGGCTTCACCCGCCAATACGCAGGCCTGCAGGCGCTTCAGGAGAGCTACGGCACCCAGGGCCTAGCCGTGCTCGGCTTCCCCTGCAACGATTTCGGCGCCCAAGAGCCCGGAACGCTGCCAGAGATCCAGCAGTTCTGCTCCAGCACCTATGGCGCCAATTTTGAGTTGCTCGACAAAGTGGTGATGGCAGAAGAGCCCTACACCACCCTCAGCCAAAGCGAGCCCGCTGGCCCCGTGGCCTGGAACTTCGAGAAGTTTCTAGTGGGCAAAGACGGCACCGTGTTGGGCCGCTACAAGAGCAATGTGGAGCCCGATTCCGCTGAGCTGAAGGGCGCCATCGAAGCTGCCCTGGCCGCCTGA
- a CDS encoding SH3 domain-containing protein — translation MQPAAAWRWAALLGFALITPVGLPAGGADRRPLEVRRRSACDPLISTRAVALRAAPEQRAPALQQLGPGEPLRVLRSWRGSSGQRWLQVQAADRRGWVPAG, via the coding sequence ATGCAGCCTGCTGCAGCTTGGCGCTGGGCGGCCCTGCTTGGTTTCGCCCTGATCACCCCCGTGGGCTTGCCGGCTGGCGGGGCTGATCGCAGGCCCCTTGAGGTGCGGCGGCGCAGCGCCTGCGATCCCTTGATTTCCACTCGCGCTGTGGCCTTGCGGGCCGCCCCTGAACAACGGGCGCCTGCCTTGCAGCAACTAGGGCCCGGCGAGCCCCTGCGGGTGTTGCGCAGCTGGCGGGGCAGCTCCGGCCAGCGCTGGCTGCAAGTGCAGGCCGCTGACCGCCGCGGCTGGGTGCCGGCTGGTTGA